From Faecalicatena sp. Marseille-Q4148:
GCGTGATTCTGCATCTGATTTCATTTCCAACTGTTCGCAGTCTTTGACAATCGGTGCATTGCCTAACAGCGGTTTCAGTTTCTGACTTTTTTTAGAAGAAACAACTGACTTTTTTCCTTCTCCACTGGAAGTTTGCTTATCTTCTGCCCGCTTAGTACTCTTCTCTACTGCTTTTTCTTTTCCATGTACCTGCCTTGTCGGATTATTTTTCGTGTTGGAACTCTGCTTTCCATCATGCTCAGCATAATCCGGATCTTCCTGCTCACTTCCCACCTGACGGATACAGAATTTATTGCGGAAATAATATTTCAAGCCATAAGTCAATGCCGTTCCATGCGCCTTATCTGGGATCTCATTTGTTCCGGTGATATGGATCGTCACATGCCTGCATTCTTCCGGCCGGTCTGCATTTGTCCAGCAAAGTTCTACATCTGCCTCATATCTCCAGTAATCATCTTTATCCAGTACCAGATAGGTCTGATGCCCTGACTCATCATACTGTGTCGGGATTTCCCGCACAATATCGAAATTAACTCCATATTTATTTAATGCCGGTGTCATGGCTTCATAAATATCATCCAGCGTAGCAAAATCATAATCAGCCTCATCATTGTAAAATCTTTTTAAAAGAGTCGGCATTTTTCGTCTGATTCTTAACATTTTCTGTTCCAGATTCAAGTATTGATAATTTTTCATTGATTCGTTTCCTCCTATTTCTATTGTTTATGCCGCATTCCTGCTTGCGACGTTTTCATAAAGAACTATTCCACCATATGACACACTCTGTATGTCTTCAATCCGAAACTCAGCCGTTTTCCCAAACATTCGCTCCAATGTCGCTCTATCCTTTTGGGAACACCCTCGGATGGAATAATACCCTTTAGGGTTACAAAGCTCCTCTACCGACATATTCACTTGAATAACTTTCTTTTTACGGCAAAGAATTACCTGTACTGCCTTGTGACGGGTTTCATTCAGCGCTTGTATCAAATGTTTGATTTTATGAATCCGGTCATTTGGCGTGTCCAAGATTTCCCGGAATTCGTCCCGCACACAACCATACAAAATTCTCTGCTGTGAAATATACGGTATATTTCGCTTGATCCACTGCCTTGCAATCTTCTCTGCTGCCTGTTCTCCATATTCTAAAAACAATAAATATATAGCATCCGAAAAGGAAGTCTCCAGAGAAATTTGTGGTATGAAGTGAATGTCCGCAAGACTTCCATTCTGTAGGTAATAGCGCTCTGCGCGTTCTCTGATTTCACTGCGCCTTACCATTGGAAGCAGGCTCTTTGTATCACATCCAGATTGGTATAGAAAGTCCTGCCAGGATGCACTTAACATTTCTTCCGCTTTTTGACTGATACATCTTTCTGCGTCCTTCCTGATATCGGCTCTATTTGGAAACCCCATTTCTTCTGGCAGTCCGAGCATTACTGCCAATTTCTCATCCACATCATACAGACTGCT
This genomic window contains:
- a CDS encoding ERF family protein codes for the protein MKNYQYLNLEQKMLRIRRKMPTLLKRFYNDEADYDFATLDDIYEAMTPALNKYGVNFDIVREIPTQYDESGHQTYLVLDKDDYWRYEADVELCWTNADRPEECRHVTIHITGTNEIPDKAHGTALTYGLKYYFRNKFCIRQVGSEQEDPDYAEHDGKQSSNTKNNPTRQVHGKEKAVEKSTKRAEDKQTSSGEGKKSVVSSKKSQKLKPLLGNAPIVKDCEQLEMKSDAESRPQEKAEKHSENKPSFDGKDETIKPKMEEKPESEEASSVEKAENTDGFIPVNAEEVPFEEDADFMEELQEELEDDVSDSEVEAAKKFVCDFGVFKGKTMEQVLESGVKGTETMKWIVNKYKGPNKELVKAAKTLLDYQSESEELRAA